In Rhizobium sp. N324, a single genomic region encodes these proteins:
- a CDS encoding ATP-binding protein, with translation MISRSFLSSIAFRLPFAIAFICFLVFSLSAIAIYGLQRARDEMAAYGLQAFTSLAKASLVSRQVSDLVSSAPFLMNSTSPYRVASESRAVVLQVDSLLKSAAPHGADQAARGFASPRMVELLDLIRTQTLVLARDADAAQNHKAEAAAALGEVATGKGIVDHELRRQVNGIVQAASTSDSLFQLGELRRRYVADTTAAQGKTEADLRISPAELQPYERVFEAQTRYLLNMFAIRAAVAKLHAVSRDLSHATETQSDAVARQLNDDLFSTSDALSRLLVTVALAFLLVLVMAIFSIRSVMRVSRGIVALSNGMNALAKGENEVGPPAYRGNETELVRLLDAFRAFKDSVDRVSRLRRTAEAAARTIRSTFRNMNEGIALFDRMGRPITMNRRIIELFGHSGSARKLPLRRFVEPVPEIDPALLPSDPERGALLERAVLRHRTGDQRVIEISMSRQPEGGIVLLARDVTLMDRQEAEAAKVQRLDGIMRMTHQVSHEVGNMIGIITGSLGLLERETGFNDRQKRNIARIRKAAERGRSLAGSMLSIGSQQPFYPSAVDVASLLRGMADILEIAVGAKCHIKLELDAGLPVVSLDAALLEQSVLNLCLNASAAMPTGGVIIIGATAKGNTLLISVTDSGIGMTPEVVDKAFEPYFTTRGGHGGAGLGLAMVYGFVRQSGGEASIYSSPGHGTTVKLSFPTDLR, from the coding sequence GTGATCAGCCGCTCCTTTCTGTCTTCCATTGCCTTTCGCCTGCCGTTCGCGATTGCGTTTATCTGCTTTCTGGTGTTCAGCCTGTCGGCGATCGCGATCTACGGGCTGCAGCGCGCCCGTGACGAGATGGCAGCTTACGGCCTGCAGGCCTTCACGAGCCTCGCCAAGGCCTCGCTCGTTTCCCGGCAAGTCTCCGATCTGGTGTCGAGCGCGCCCTTCCTGATGAACTCGACCTCGCCATACCGGGTGGCGAGCGAGAGCCGCGCTGTCGTGCTGCAGGTCGACAGCCTGCTGAAGTCGGCCGCGCCTCACGGAGCAGATCAGGCTGCCCGCGGCTTTGCGAGCCCGAGGATGGTTGAGCTTCTCGATCTTATCAGGACACAGACGCTTGTGCTTGCCAGGGACGCCGACGCTGCACAGAATCACAAGGCTGAAGCTGCCGCGGCGCTGGGGGAGGTGGCGACCGGCAAAGGCATCGTCGATCACGAGCTGCGCCGTCAAGTGAATGGAATCGTGCAAGCGGCTTCCACCTCCGACAGTCTTTTCCAGCTCGGTGAACTTCGCAGACGATACGTGGCGGATACGACGGCCGCGCAGGGGAAAACCGAGGCCGATTTGAGGATTTCGCCTGCCGAGCTCCAGCCGTATGAGCGTGTATTCGAAGCTCAAACACGATACCTCTTGAACATGTTCGCGATCCGGGCGGCGGTCGCAAAGCTGCATGCTGTCTCACGCGACCTCTCCCATGCAACGGAGACGCAAAGCGATGCAGTTGCACGCCAGCTGAACGACGATCTGTTTTCGACCTCCGATGCCTTGAGTCGACTGCTGGTAACCGTGGCCTTGGCTTTCCTGCTCGTGCTCGTCATGGCAATTTTCTCCATCCGGTCGGTCATGCGTGTGTCACGGGGCATCGTGGCGCTGTCGAACGGCATGAATGCGCTCGCAAAGGGCGAAAACGAAGTGGGTCCGCCAGCCTACCGTGGAAATGAAACCGAGCTTGTGCGTCTGCTGGACGCCTTCCGCGCCTTCAAGGACAGCGTGGATCGCGTGTCTCGATTGAGACGCACGGCAGAAGCCGCTGCTCGCACCATCCGTTCAACCTTTCGCAATATGAACGAGGGGATTGCGCTCTTCGACAGGATGGGGCGACCGATCACCATGAACAGGCGGATCATCGAACTGTTCGGCCATTCGGGTTCCGCGCGCAAATTGCCGCTGCGCCGGTTTGTCGAGCCGGTGCCGGAGATCGATCCCGCTTTGCTACCCTCCGATCCGGAGCGCGGCGCCCTGTTGGAACGCGCAGTCCTCCGCCATCGCACCGGCGACCAGCGGGTGATCGAGATCTCCATGTCACGACAGCCGGAGGGCGGCATCGTTCTTCTGGCACGCGACGTCACGTTGATGGATCGACAGGAGGCGGAAGCGGCAAAGGTTCAGCGACTGGACGGCATTATGCGCATGACGCATCAGGTGAGCCACGAAGTCGGCAACATGATCGGGATCATCACCGGCAGCCTCGGCCTTCTCGAGCGTGAAACCGGCTTCAACGATCGGCAGAAACGCAACATTGCGCGAATTCGCAAGGCTGCCGAGAGAGGACGGTCGCTGGCCGGCAGCATGCTGTCGATCGGCAGCCAGCAGCCGTTCTATCCAAGCGCGGTGGATGTCGCCAGCCTCCTTCGCGGAATGGCCGATATCCTGGAGATCGCTGTCGGCGCAAAGTGCCACATCAAGCTGGAACTGGATGCCGGCCTGCCGGTCGTATCGCTCGACGCGGCCCTTTTGGAGCAGTCCGTTCTGAACCTCTGTCTCAACGCGTCGGCAGCGATGCCGACGGGAGGCGTCATCATTATCGGTGCAACGGCAAAGGGAAACACCTTGCTGATCTCGGTGACCGACAGCGGCATCGGCATGACACCAGAGGTCGTAGACAAAGCTTTCGAACCCTATTTCACCACACGAGGCGGACATGGTGGAGCAGGGCTTGGTCTGGCCATGGTTTACGGCTTCGTCCGTCAGAGCGGCGGAGAGGCATCCATCTATTCCTCTCCCGGGCACGGAACGACCGTCAAGCTGAGCTTCCCCACAGATTTGCGCTAA
- a CDS encoding ABC transporter ATP-binding protein, translated as MITVKPGSVTFQNVRKSFGAFTAIPDLSLSIEPGTLVTLLGPSGCGKTTTLRMLAGLEHPTSGRILIGGADVTMLPANERDVSMVFQSYALFPHMTSLDNVAYGLQSSGLGKKEAREKAEEGLKLVGLAGMGHRLPAELSGGQQQRVAVARALVLEPQVLLLDEPLSNLDARLRRRVRTEIRELQQRLGFTAVYVTHDQDEALAVSDRIIVMKDGEIAQSGTPRELYEAPASSFIADFMGEANVIPCEVIAVEGTEALIRVAGVDHRLPSRSAKPGTAKLAVRPGSITIAAAGQRGLAGRVLHSSYLGGHVEYEIETDVGTLFIIDHAVERNLPPASDVTLGFENRGIALINA; from the coding sequence ATGATCACCGTCAAACCCGGTTCCGTCACCTTCCAGAATGTCCGCAAGTCTTTCGGTGCATTCACGGCCATTCCGGACCTTTCCCTCTCCATCGAGCCGGGCACGCTGGTGACCTTGCTCGGCCCATCCGGTTGCGGCAAAACCACCACGCTGCGCATGCTGGCCGGGCTCGAGCATCCGACATCCGGACGTATTCTGATCGGCGGCGCCGACGTTACCATGCTGCCCGCCAATGAGCGCGATGTCTCGATGGTGTTTCAGTCCTATGCCCTGTTTCCGCATATGACGTCGCTGGATAATGTCGCTTACGGTCTGCAGTCGTCGGGCCTCGGCAAGAAGGAAGCTCGGGAAAAGGCTGAGGAAGGATTGAAGCTCGTCGGCCTTGCGGGCATGGGCCATCGCCTGCCGGCCGAGCTTTCCGGCGGCCAGCAGCAACGCGTCGCGGTTGCCCGCGCGCTTGTGCTCGAGCCGCAGGTGCTGCTGCTCGACGAACCGCTCTCCAACCTCGATGCGCGCCTGCGCCGCCGGGTGCGCACGGAAATCCGCGAACTACAGCAGCGGCTCGGCTTCACCGCCGTTTATGTCACCCATGACCAGGATGAGGCTCTGGCGGTGTCCGACCGCATCATCGTCATGAAGGATGGCGAGATTGCCCAGTCCGGGACGCCGCGCGAGCTCTATGAAGCGCCGGCATCGTCCTTCATCGCCGATTTCATGGGCGAGGCCAATGTCATCCCTTGCGAGGTGATCGCCGTCGAAGGGACGGAGGCGCTTATCCGCGTGGCCGGCGTGGACCATCGTTTGCCAAGCCGCAGCGCAAAGCCCGGCACGGCAAAACTCGCCGTCAGGCCCGGGTCGATCACCATAGCGGCAGCCGGCCAGCGGGGCTTGGCGGGACGCGTGCTCCACAGTTCCTATCTCGGCGGACATGTCGAATATGAGATCGAAACCGATGTCGGAACGCTCTTCATCATCGACCATGCCGTCGAAAGAAACCTGCCGCCTGCGAGCGATGTCACACTCGGATTCGAGAACCGCGGCATTGCGCTGATCAATGCCTGA
- a CDS encoding ABC transporter substrate-binding protein yields the protein MRLTVLSTLLFAGTALAAGSVQAAGELNLICSADVVICEQMQGDFEKAHDIKVNMVRLSSGETYAKIRAEARNPKTDIWWAGTGDPHVQAASENLTLEYKSPMLDQLQDWAKKQAESTGFKTVGVYAGALGWGYNTEIFKTKGYKEPRCWADLLAPELKGEIQIANPNSSGTAYTALASLVQIMGEDQAIDYLKKLNANVSQYTKSGSAPVKAAARGETALGIVFMHDAVAQTAEGFPVKSVAPCEGTGYEIGSMSIIKGARNLDNAKIWYDWALRPEVQSRMKDAKSFQLPSNKSAEVPKEAPKFEDIKLIDYDFKTYGDPAKRKALLERWDREVGAIAN from the coding sequence ATGCGACTGACAGTTCTTTCCACGCTTCTCTTTGCCGGAACGGCGCTGGCCGCCGGTTCGGTCCAGGCCGCCGGCGAGCTTAACCTCATCTGCTCGGCCGATGTCGTCATCTGCGAGCAGATGCAGGGCGACTTCGAAAAGGCTCACGACATCAAGGTCAATATGGTGCGTCTGTCGTCGGGCGAGACCTATGCCAAGATACGCGCCGAGGCTCGCAACCCGAAGACCGACATCTGGTGGGCCGGCACTGGGGATCCGCATGTCCAGGCAGCATCGGAAAACCTGACGCTGGAATACAAGTCGCCGATGCTCGACCAGTTGCAGGATTGGGCCAAGAAGCAGGCGGAGAGCACCGGCTTCAAGACGGTCGGCGTCTACGCCGGTGCGCTCGGCTGGGGTTACAACACCGAGATCTTCAAGACCAAGGGTTACAAGGAGCCCCGCTGCTGGGCCGATCTCCTGGCGCCGGAATTGAAGGGCGAAATCCAGATCGCCAATCCGAACTCCTCGGGCACTGCCTATACGGCTCTCGCTTCTCTGGTACAGATCATGGGCGAAGACCAGGCCATCGACTATCTGAAAAAACTGAACGCCAATGTCTCGCAATACACCAAGTCCGGATCGGCTCCGGTCAAGGCGGCGGCGCGGGGCGAAACCGCCCTCGGCATCGTCTTCATGCATGACGCCGTCGCCCAGACCGCCGAAGGCTTTCCGGTCAAATCGGTCGCGCCATGCGAGGGCACCGGCTATGAAATCGGCTCCATGTCGATCATCAAAGGCGCCCGCAATCTCGACAACGCCAAGATCTGGTACGACTGGGCGCTGCGGCCCGAAGTGCAATCGCGCATGAAGGATGCCAAGTCGTTCCAGCTGCCGTCGAACAAATCGGCGGAGGTGCCGAAGGAAGCGCCGAAGTTCGAGGACATCAAGCTGATCGACTACGACTTCAAGACTTATGGCGATCCGGCAAAGCGCAAGGCCCTGCTGGAGCGCTGGGACCGGGAAGTCGGCGCCATTGCCAACTGA
- a CDS encoding ABC transporter permease, whose translation MRRGNRRLDIVLGLGAAALILVPWYRIEGGFFGFNWLSAFPFSADTAPGLLQILQHGRTWLAGVVLLFLLGCLARLVRDPMRRGTLLASLGAVGLLFLSLQGLAIGFSGWTWAISENLFGILFEGQPSMGAGAVLLALVFVLLFAFGLAERGVMKGDAFIVGSICILAFLVTIFVFYPIGSMFIASVQDFDGSFNPDGLIRNIQDPGIWSLGCIAGEERCGVAWRTLLLAVMTASGSTLLGLGFALVATRTRFPFKKGLRLLTVLPIITPPFVIGLALTLLFGRAGIITEALSSLLGIEPGRWLYGLTGIWIAQVLSFTPIAFLVLIGVVEGVSPSMEEASQTLRAGRWRTFWRVSLPLMKPGLANAFLIGFIESMADFGNPLVLGGTHGVLSTEIFFAVVGSQNDPSRAAVLAIVLLCFTLSAFLAQRLWLSGKSFATVTGKGDSGAHIALPRGLSIAVQAVVVPWMIFTVVVYGMILIGGFVKTWGLDNSLTLDHYARAFSIGFDNGAIAWTGVAWNSFWTTMEIALVSAPLTAAVGLLTAYIIVRQKFVGRNVFEFALMMSFAIPGTVIGVSYIMAFNLPPIEMTGSALILILCFVFRNMPVGVRSGIAAMSQLDKSLDEASLTLRADSFRTIRKVILPLLRPAITAALVYSFVRAITSISAVIFLVSAEYNMATSYIVGLVENGEYGVAIAYSSMLIVVMSIVIAGFQLVVGERRLRRENRVAGTSSAPSVPLGQEKTA comes from the coding sequence ATGAGACGTGGCAATCGCCGATTGGACATCGTCCTTGGCCTGGGGGCGGCTGCCCTGATCCTGGTCCCGTGGTATCGCATCGAGGGCGGCTTCTTCGGATTCAACTGGCTGTCTGCCTTCCCATTCTCCGCCGATACGGCGCCCGGGCTGCTGCAAATCCTGCAGCATGGAAGAACCTGGCTTGCCGGCGTGGTCCTGCTGTTTTTGCTCGGCTGTTTGGCGCGCCTGGTGCGCGATCCGATGCGGCGCGGAACCTTGCTCGCCTCGCTCGGCGCCGTCGGCCTCCTCTTCCTCTCTCTGCAGGGATTGGCGATCGGCTTTTCCGGCTGGACCTGGGCAATCAGTGAAAACCTGTTCGGCATATTGTTCGAGGGGCAGCCGTCGATGGGTGCCGGCGCCGTCCTCTTGGCGCTCGTCTTCGTTCTCCTTTTTGCGTTCGGACTGGCCGAACGCGGGGTGATGAAGGGAGATGCCTTCATCGTCGGCTCGATTTGCATTCTCGCGTTTCTGGTCACCATCTTCGTTTTCTACCCGATCGGCAGCATGTTCATCGCTTCGGTGCAGGACTTCGATGGCTCCTTCAATCCGGATGGCCTTATACGCAACATTCAGGACCCTGGCATTTGGAGCCTCGGCTGCATAGCGGGCGAAGAACGTTGCGGCGTTGCCTGGCGCACGCTCCTTCTCGCCGTCATGACAGCTTCCGGCTCGACCCTGCTCGGCCTCGGCTTTGCGCTGGTGGCGACGCGCACGCGCTTTCCGTTCAAAAAGGGATTGCGCCTGCTGACGGTGCTGCCGATCATCACACCGCCCTTCGTCATCGGCCTGGCGCTGACGCTGCTGTTCGGCCGCGCCGGCATTATCACCGAGGCCTTGTCCAGCCTGTTGGGTATCGAGCCGGGCCGCTGGCTCTATGGGCTCACCGGCATCTGGATCGCCCAGGTGCTCTCCTTTACGCCGATCGCCTTCCTCGTTCTTATCGGCGTCGTCGAAGGCGTCAGCCCGTCGATGGAAGAGGCATCGCAGACCCTGCGTGCCGGTCGCTGGCGCACGTTCTGGCGCGTCTCCCTGCCGCTGATGAAGCCGGGTCTCGCCAACGCCTTCCTGATCGGGTTCATCGAGAGCATGGCCGATTTCGGCAATCCGCTCGTGCTCGGCGGCACGCATGGCGTACTTTCGACGGAAATCTTCTTTGCCGTCGTCGGATCGCAGAACGATCCGTCGCGCGCGGCCGTTCTTGCCATCGTTCTTCTCTGCTTCACGCTCTCGGCGTTCCTCGCTCAGCGTCTCTGGCTATCGGGCAAGAGCTTTGCCACGGTCACCGGCAAGGGCGACAGCGGCGCTCATATCGCATTGCCGCGCGGCCTTTCCATTGCCGTGCAAGCGGTGGTCGTTCCGTGGATGATTTTCACCGTCGTCGTTTATGGAATGATCCTGATCGGCGGCTTCGTGAAAACCTGGGGCCTCGACAACTCGCTGACGCTCGACCATTACGCTCGCGCCTTCTCGATCGGTTTCGACAACGGCGCAATTGCGTGGACCGGCGTGGCGTGGAACTCCTTCTGGACGACGATGGAAATCGCGCTCGTCTCCGCGCCCCTGACCGCTGCGGTGGGCCTGCTCACGGCCTATATCATCGTACGGCAGAAATTCGTCGGGCGGAACGTCTTCGAATTCGCGCTGATGATGAGCTTCGCCATCCCCGGAACGGTCATCGGCGTCAGCTACATCATGGCTTTCAACCTGCCTCCGATCGAGATGACCGGCTCGGCGCTCATCCTCATCCTCTGCTTCGTCTTCCGCAATATGCCGGTCGGCGTTCGCAGCGGGATCGCGGCGATGAGCCAGCTCGACAAGAGCCTGGACGAGGCGTCGCTGACTTTGCGTGCGGATAGTTTCCGCACGATCCGCAAGGTGATCCTGCCGCTGCTGCGGCCAGCCATCACCGCTGCCCTGGTCTATTCCTTCGTTCGCGCCATAACCTCGATCAGCGCCGTCATCTTCCTCGTCAGCGCGGAATACAACATGGCCACGTCCTATATCGTCGGCCTCGTCGAGAATGGCGAGTACGGCGTAGCGATCGCCTATTCATCCATGCTGATCGTGGTGATGAGCATTGTCATCGCCGGCTTCCAGCTCGTCGTCGGCGAGCGCCGCCTACGCCGCGAAAATCGCGTCGCCGGCACCAGCTCAGCTCCCTCTGTTCCTCTCGGTCAGGAGAAAACCGCATGA
- a CDS encoding metallophosphoesterase family protein, translating to MKIIQITDTHFSPNKPHFNGNWAPLLSWIEATGADLIIHTGDLTVDGADKDEDITFSMDLMRQASIPMLIVPGNHDVGHLKGSDQPVNRERLARWRSLAGDDRWLEDAAGWRLIGLNSLLLGHEDEEEEAQFEWLAKALEDRAGRRVALFAHKPLFVDAPDEGDTGYWSVRPAQRRRLYDLIAAHDVALFASGHLHWAWQGRFDNTALTWGPSAAFIIDKMEREMPGERLIGAVVHEFDTSVDSTIVAVPGMTAYVLDEVVHEVYPQAVKQREAAE from the coding sequence ATGAAAATCATTCAGATCACCGACACCCATTTCAGCCCGAACAAGCCGCATTTCAACGGCAACTGGGCGCCGCTTCTGAGCTGGATCGAAGCGACCGGCGCCGATCTGATCATCCACACCGGCGATCTCACCGTCGATGGCGCCGACAAGGACGAGGACATCACCTTCTCGATGGATCTGATGCGCCAGGCGTCGATCCCGATGCTGATCGTCCCCGGCAATCACGATGTCGGCCATCTCAAGGGATCCGACCAGCCCGTCAATCGTGAGCGGCTGGCCCGCTGGCGCAGCCTTGCCGGTGACGATCGCTGGCTGGAGGATGCGGCCGGCTGGCGCCTCATCGGCTTGAATTCGCTGCTTCTCGGCCATGAGGATGAGGAGGAAGAGGCCCAGTTCGAATGGCTCGCCAAGGCGCTCGAGGACAGGGCAGGGCGACGCGTGGCTCTCTTCGCGCACAAGCCGCTGTTCGTTGACGCGCCGGATGAAGGCGATACCGGCTACTGGAGCGTTCGCCCGGCTCAGCGCCGGCGGCTCTATGATCTGATCGCTGCCCATGACGTGGCGCTGTTTGCCAGCGGCCACCTTCACTGGGCCTGGCAGGGTCGTTTCGACAATACTGCGTTGACCTGGGGGCCGTCGGCCGCCTTCATCATCGACAAGATGGAGCGGGAGATGCCGGGCGAGCGCCTGATCGGCGCCGTCGTCCATGAATTCGACACGTCGGTCGACAGCACGATCGTCGCCGTTCCCGGCATGACCGCCTATGTGCTCGACGAGGTCGTCCACGAGGTCTATCCGCAAGCGGTGAAACAGCGGGAAGCTGCCGAATGA
- a CDS encoding ABC transporter substrate-binding protein translates to MAFWLCSASQGMSEARLNVLCGVDEAWCMAMEKAFEARAGIDISMVRKSTGDILDQIRAEKSHPTVDVWWGGTGDAHLQAGSEDLLERYQPDHEHDMLPWAQNFFAMSGSRSAAIYAGALGFAYNSDLLAALKLPAPTCWQDLTKEAYRGHIQSGNPNSSGTAFTMLATLVQLLGEEEAFRYMAALNRNIVEYTRSGAAPVKAAARGEVLIGISFMHDAVTLKEAGAPLVIVAPCEGTGYEIGAVSIVKGSRNARAAQAFVDFALSPEGQATGAAAGQNQVPSNAKAALPPAAPDITMIKMVDYDFATFGLSDERSRLLTRFDTEISPTQ, encoded by the coding sequence ATGGCTTTCTGGCTGTGCAGCGCAAGCCAAGGCATGAGCGAGGCGCGATTGAACGTCCTGTGCGGCGTCGACGAAGCCTGGTGCATGGCCATGGAAAAAGCGTTCGAAGCCCGCGCGGGTATCGATATCTCGATGGTTCGCAAGAGCACCGGCGACATACTCGATCAGATCCGTGCCGAAAAATCACATCCGACAGTGGATGTCTGGTGGGGTGGAACCGGGGATGCCCATCTACAGGCTGGCTCAGAGGATCTGCTCGAACGATATCAGCCCGACCATGAACACGATATGCTGCCTTGGGCGCAGAACTTTTTTGCTATGTCCGGCTCCCGGTCGGCCGCCATATATGCGGGGGCTTTGGGTTTCGCCTACAATTCCGATCTCCTCGCAGCGCTGAAACTTCCGGCCCCGACCTGCTGGCAGGACCTGACGAAAGAGGCCTATCGCGGCCATATCCAGTCCGGCAATCCGAATTCCTCCGGAACCGCTTTCACAATGCTGGCCACACTCGTGCAGCTCCTCGGCGAAGAGGAGGCGTTCCGTTATATGGCAGCCCTCAACCGCAATATCGTCGAGTATACCCGGTCCGGCGCGGCGCCGGTAAAGGCTGCCGCCCGGGGTGAAGTCCTGATCGGCATCTCGTTCATGCATGACGCGGTAACCCTGAAGGAAGCGGGCGCGCCGCTGGTCATCGTCGCTCCCTGCGAAGGAACGGGCTACGAAATCGGCGCGGTCAGCATCGTCAAGGGTAGCCGCAATGCCAGGGCCGCCCAGGCATTCGTCGATTTCGCCCTCAGTCCCGAAGGCCAGGCGACAGGCGCTGCGGCCGGCCAGAACCAGGTTCCGTCGAACGCCAAAGCGGCTCTGCCGCCGGCCGCGCCCGACATCACCATGATCAAGATGGTGGATTATGACTTTGCAACATTCGGCCTGTCCGACGAGCGAAGTCGGCTGTTGACCCGCTTCGACACCGAGATCTCCCCGACCCAATAG
- a CDS encoding response regulator transcription factor, translating to MLNQKVRILIVEDDPDMAELISDLVEAEGWIPTCAGSAEEATDILAREQMHLVLVDHNLPRTSGRAFAQKLRSEANIGIVMVTAAGSAADRVLGLETAADDYVVKPFEPIELTARIKAVLRRTVPSLKQEKESEREHERPSLLLGDWAIDLRGRQAVCLADRSKTLTTAEFALLEILAQTPNQPVSRAQILDRLGSESDRYIDRNVDVLVLRLRRKIERNPDLPRHIKTRRGKGYVLHTGDGEPSA from the coding sequence GTGCTGAATCAGAAGGTTCGAATTCTGATCGTCGAGGACGATCCGGATATGGCGGAACTTATCTCCGATCTCGTCGAGGCCGAGGGGTGGATTCCGACCTGCGCGGGATCCGCCGAGGAGGCGACCGATATCCTGGCACGAGAGCAGATGCATCTGGTGCTGGTCGATCACAACCTGCCGCGGACATCAGGCCGGGCTTTCGCCCAAAAACTGCGGTCGGAGGCCAATATCGGTATCGTCATGGTGACGGCAGCCGGCAGTGCCGCCGATCGTGTTCTCGGCCTGGAAACTGCTGCGGATGACTATGTCGTCAAGCCGTTCGAACCGATCGAACTGACGGCCCGCATCAAAGCTGTCTTGCGGCGAACCGTGCCATCACTGAAACAGGAAAAGGAGAGTGAGCGGGAGCACGAACGCCCCTCTCTGCTGCTTGGCGATTGGGCCATCGACCTGAGGGGCCGGCAAGCCGTCTGCCTCGCCGACCGCAGCAAAACGCTGACGACGGCCGAATTCGCCCTGCTTGAAATCCTTGCGCAGACCCCCAACCAGCCGGTGAGCCGGGCGCAGATCCTCGATCGGCTTGGCTCGGAAAGCGATCGCTACATCGACCGCAACGTCGACGTCCTGGTTCTGCGGCTCCGGCGGAAAATCGAACGCAATCCCGACCTCCCGCGCCATATCAAGACACGACGCGGAAAGGGCTATGTCCTGCACACCGGCGACGGCGAGCCGTCCGCGTGA
- a CDS encoding ABC transporter ATP-binding protein, which produces MSALSLRSITKAFGGNQILNGVSLDVEAGEFIALVGPSGCGKSTLLRVLAGLDHADRGEILIGGRDMSGVAAADRNIAMVFQSYALYPHLTASQNIAVPLAMRRLSRMERLPFLGSLMPGQRATRAAIARDVREMAKSLKIDHLLDRKPGQMSGGQRQRVALARAMVRQPSVFLMDEPLSNLDANLRVHARGEIVDLHRRAGVPTLYVTHDQAEALSMADRVAVMMGGRLLQIASPEVIYDDPAHIEVARFIGQPRINLLPAAAEGGVVAFGGLRLSLENAPDRKMPVTLAIRPEFVFLSTNRHDGLAAHIQRVEFLGSEVIIHCRLDAVGETVVAKVQPSDASGLAAGDAVGLRLSPGRTLIFAEDGSRLAGSVAAADAGLATGNAGLAISDSARERAHG; this is translated from the coding sequence ATGAGCGCCCTCTCGCTTCGCAGCATCACCAAAGCTTTCGGCGGCAACCAGATCCTGAATGGCGTCAGCCTCGATGTCGAGGCCGGGGAATTCATCGCGCTGGTGGGGCCTTCCGGCTGCGGCAAGAGCACGCTCTTGCGTGTCCTTGCCGGCCTCGATCACGCCGACCGCGGCGAGATTCTGATCGGCGGCCGAGACATGTCCGGCGTGGCGGCCGCCGATCGCAACATCGCCATGGTCTTCCAGTCCTATGCGCTTTATCCGCATCTGACGGCGTCTCAGAATATCGCCGTGCCGCTGGCGATGCGCCGGCTGTCGAGAATGGAGCGGCTGCCCTTCCTGGGATCGCTGATGCCGGGTCAGCGCGCCACCCGTGCTGCGATCGCCCGCGATGTCAGGGAAATGGCGAAATCGCTGAAGATCGACCACCTGCTCGACCGCAAGCCCGGCCAGATGTCGGGCGGCCAGCGTCAGCGCGTGGCGCTCGCCCGCGCCATGGTGCGCCAGCCGAGCGTCTTCCTGATGGACGAGCCGCTCTCCAATCTCGACGCCAACCTGCGTGTCCATGCCCGCGGCGAGATTGTCGACCTGCATCGGCGCGCCGGCGTGCCGACACTCTACGTCACCCATGACCAGGCGGAGGCGCTGTCGATGGCCGACCGCGTCGCCGTGATGATGGGCGGCCGGTTGCTGCAGATCGCCAGCCCCGAGGTCATCTACGACGACCCCGCCCATATCGAGGTTGCCCGCTTCATCGGCCAGCCGCGCATCAATCTGCTGCCGGCTGCTGCCGAAGGCGGCGTCGTTGCTTTCGGCGGTTTACGCCTGTCACTTGAAAATGCACCCGATAGGAAGATGCCGGTCACGCTTGCTATCCGTCCCGAATTCGTCTTTCTGTCCACGAACCGGCATGACGGCCTTGCCGCCCATATCCAACGCGTCGAGTTTCTGGGTTCCGAGGTCATCATCCATTGCCGGCTCGATGCGGTCGGCGAGACGGTCGTCGCCAAGGTTCAACCGTCCGACGCCTCGGGCCTTGCGGCCGGCGATGCGGTGGGGCTTCGGCTGTCGCCCGGACGCACGCTGATCTTTGCCGAGGATGGCAGCCGGCTGGCCGGCAGCGTCGCAGCCGCTGATGCCGGGCTCGCCACTGGCAATGCCGGGCTCGCCATTAGCGATTCCGCACGGGAGAGGGCGCATGGCTAG